One window from the genome of Sphaerotilus microaerophilus encodes:
- a CDS encoding ATP-binding cassette domain-containing protein, whose product MALLTLQDACLAFGHVPLLDHTAMSLEPGERLGLIGRNGTGKSSLLKILAGLERLDDGMLQLQQGLRRHYVPQEPAFRPGVSVFEAVSDALAEVRDLRQRYEAHAPGEDLDALQSRIEALDGWTWEQRVDQTLDRLGLRADAKVDDLSGGQRKRVALAQALAASPEVLLLDEPTNHLDLDAILWLQELLKSFRGALVVITHDRAFLDAVATRILELDRGLLRSYPGSFAAYEAAKERELHAEALANARADKLLAQEEVWIRKGVEARRTRSVGRVGRLQQLRAQRAARRDVVGRAKLEVDAGVPSGKIVAVLESVSKSFGARPIVRDLNVTILRGDKVGLIGANGAGKTTLLRLILGELAPDAGTVRRGTQIQVAYFDQMREALDPEATLADTISPGSEWVEIGGVRKHIMGYLGDFLFSPARANSPVSSLSGGERNRLLLARLFAKPANVLVLDEPTNDLDIDTLELLEDLLQSYPGTVFVVSHDRRFLDAVVTSTLVAEGEGRWREYEGSVEDWLQQSQRAAALAQQQQQAVAVPKPAPAQAPAAVPVDAAPAVRRKLSYKEQRELDELPARIDALETEQRTLAEAMAGTDLYTRTPERIAEVHARHAQIEEALLELLDRWESLSSR is encoded by the coding sequence ATGGCCCTGCTCACCCTCCAAGATGCCTGCCTGGCTTTCGGGCACGTTCCGCTGCTCGACCACACGGCGATGTCGCTGGAGCCCGGGGAGCGGCTCGGCCTGATCGGCCGCAACGGCACGGGCAAGTCCTCGCTGCTGAAGATCCTGGCCGGGCTGGAGCGCCTGGACGACGGCATGCTGCAGCTGCAGCAGGGCCTGCGCCGCCACTACGTGCCGCAGGAACCGGCCTTCCGCCCAGGGGTGAGCGTGTTCGAGGCGGTGTCCGACGCCCTGGCCGAGGTGCGCGACCTGCGCCAGCGCTACGAGGCGCATGCCCCCGGGGAGGACCTGGACGCACTGCAAAGCCGCATCGAGGCGCTGGACGGCTGGACCTGGGAGCAGCGCGTCGACCAGACGCTCGACCGGCTCGGCCTGCGTGCCGACGCGAAGGTGGACGACCTCTCCGGCGGCCAGCGCAAGCGCGTCGCACTGGCCCAGGCGCTGGCCGCCTCGCCCGAGGTGCTGCTGCTCGACGAGCCGACCAACCACCTCGACCTCGACGCCATCCTCTGGCTGCAGGAGCTGCTCAAGAGCTTCCGTGGCGCGCTGGTGGTGATCACGCACGACCGCGCCTTCCTCGACGCCGTGGCCACCCGCATCCTGGAGCTGGACCGCGGCCTGCTGCGCAGCTACCCGGGCAGCTTTGCCGCCTACGAGGCCGCCAAGGAGCGCGAGCTGCACGCCGAGGCGCTGGCCAACGCCCGGGCCGACAAGCTGCTGGCGCAGGAGGAGGTCTGGATCCGCAAGGGGGTCGAGGCGCGGCGCACCCGCAGCGTCGGCCGCGTGGGCCGGCTGCAGCAGCTGCGCGCCCAGCGGGCGGCGCGCCGCGACGTGGTCGGCCGTGCCAAGCTGGAGGTCGATGCCGGCGTGCCCAGCGGCAAGATCGTCGCGGTGCTGGAGAGCGTGTCGAAGTCCTTCGGAGCACGCCCGATCGTGCGCGACTTGAATGTGACGATCCTGCGTGGCGACAAGGTCGGCCTGATCGGTGCCAACGGCGCCGGCAAGACCACGCTGCTGCGCCTGATCCTGGGCGAACTGGCGCCCGATGCCGGCACGGTGCGCCGCGGCACGCAGATCCAGGTGGCCTACTTCGACCAGATGCGCGAGGCGCTCGACCCCGAGGCGACGCTGGCCGACACCATCAGCCCCGGCAGCGAGTGGGTCGAGATCGGCGGGGTGCGCAAGCACATCATGGGCTATCTGGGCGACTTCCTCTTCTCACCCGCCCGGGCCAACTCGCCGGTGAGCAGCCTCTCCGGCGGTGAGCGCAACCGCCTGCTGCTGGCACGGCTGTTCGCCAAGCCCGCCAACGTGCTGGTGCTCGACGAACCGACCAACGACTTGGACATCGACACGCTGGAGCTGCTGGAGGACCTGCTGCAGTCCTACCCGGGCACGGTGTTCGTGGTCAGCCACGACCGGCGCTTCCTGGACGCGGTGGTCACCTCCACCCTGGTCGCCGAGGGCGAGGGCCGCTGGCGCGAGTACGAGGGCAGCGTCGAGGACTGGCTGCAGCAGTCGCAACGTGCGGCGGCCCTGGCGCAACAACAGCAGCAGGCCGTGGCTGTCCCCAAGCCGGCGCCGGCCCAGGCGCCTGCGGCCGTGCCGGTCGACGCCGCACCGGCCGTGCGCCGCAAGCTCAGCTACAAGGAGCAGCGCGAGCTGGACGAGCTGCCGGCGCGCATCGACGCGCTGGAGACCGAGCAGCGGACCCTGGCCGAGGCGATGGCCGGCACCGACCTCTACACCCGCACGCCCGAGCGCATCGCCGAGGTGCATGCCCGCCATGCGCAGATCGAGGAGGCGCTGCTGGAGCTGCTCGACCGCTGGGAGTCGCTGTCCAGCCGCTGA
- the pal gene encoding peptidoglycan-associated lipoprotein Pal encodes MFRLASVTMLTLALAACSNPPKVEAPATAPASSTTAATAPAAPGTPAAPQAAPESRVAAVDLGAAKPGASTAAAHLDPASPISRQRSIYFDFDQFVIRAEDRPVVEAHGKYLASARTLKVSIEGNADERGSREYNLALGQKRAQAVVQSLKLLGANDEQLEAVSYGEERPKATGHDEAAWAENRRADIRYK; translated from the coding sequence ATGTTCCGTTTGGCTTCTGTCACGATGCTGACACTGGCGCTTGCCGCCTGCTCCAACCCCCCGAAGGTCGAGGCGCCGGCCACTGCCCCTGCGTCGTCGACCACGGCGGCCACTGCCCCTGCCGCGCCGGGCACGCCCGCGGCCCCCCAGGCGGCGCCAGAGTCCAGGGTGGCGGCGGTGGACCTGGGTGCAGCCAAGCCCGGCGCCAGCACGGCGGCCGCCCACCTCGACCCGGCCAGCCCGATCTCGCGCCAGCGCAGCATCTACTTCGACTTCGACCAGTTCGTGATCCGCGCCGAGGACCGCCCCGTGGTCGAGGCGCACGGCAAGTACCTGGCCTCGGCACGCACGCTGAAGGTGTCGATCGAGGGCAACGCCGATGAGCGGGGCAGCCGCGAGTACAACCTCGCCCTGGGCCAGAAGCGCGCCCAGGCCGTGGTGCAATCGCTCAAGCTGCTGGGCGCCAACGACGAGCAGCTCGAAGCCGTCAGCTACGGCGAGGAGCGCCCGAAGGCCACCGGCCACGACGAGGCCGCCTGGGCCGAGAACCGCCGCGCCGACATCCGCTACAAGTGA